A genome region from Manis pentadactyla isolate mManPen7 chromosome 5, mManPen7.hap1, whole genome shotgun sequence includes the following:
- the SSTR4 gene encoding LOW QUALITY PROTEIN: somatostatin receptor type 4 (The sequence of the model RefSeq protein was modified relative to this genomic sequence to represent the inferred CDS: inserted 1 base in 1 codon; deleted 2 bases in 1 codon), with protein MSLQRALRTHVVGLLGNTLVIIFVILCDAKVKTATNIYLLNLAITDELCMLSVLFVASSAALHHWPFGSVLCCAVLSVDGLNMFTSVFCLMVLSVDRYVAVVHPLCAATCRRPRMAKLINLGMWLASLLVTLPLAIFANTRPAWGGQAMACNLHWPHPAWSAAFVVYMFLLGFLLPVLAXGLCYLFIVGKMWAVALRANWQQWRHLEKKITRLVLTVVSIFVLCWMPFYMVQLLNLFVTSLDATVNHVSLILGYANSCVNPILYSFLSDNFHCSFQHVLCLRCCLLGAAGWAEEEPLDYYATALKSRGAARCICPPLPCQQKTVQPEATCNHVPLTGTTTF; from the exons ATGTCCCTGCAGAGGGCCCTGAGGACGCACGTAGTGGGCCTGTTGGGCAACACCCTGGTCATCATATTCGTGATCCTGTGCGATGCCAAGGTGAAGACGGCCACCAACATCTACCTGCTCAACCTGGCCATCACGGACGAGCTGTGTATGCTAAGCGTGCTGTTCGTGGCCTCATCAGCTGCCCTGCACCACTGGCCCTTTGGGTCAGTGCTGTGCTGTGCGGTGCTCAGTGTTGATGGCCTCAACATGTTCACCAGCGTCTTCTGCCTAATGGTGCTCAGCGTGGACCGCTATGTCGCCGTGGTGCACCCATTGTGCGCCGCCACCTGCCGGAGGCCCCGCATGGCCAAGCTCATTAACCTGGGCATGTGGCTGGCCTCCTTGCTGGTCACCCTGCCCCTTGCCATCTTCGCCAACACCAGGCCAGCGTGGGGTGGCCAGGCCATGGCCTGCAATTTGCACTGGCCGCACCCGGCCTGGTCTGCAGCCTTCGTGGTCTATATGTTCCTACTGGGCTTCCTGCTGCCTGTTCTGG ATGGCCTGTGCTACCTGTTTATTGTGGGCAAGATGTGGGCGGTGGCCTTGAGGGCCAACTGGCAGCAGTGGAGGCACTTGGAGAAGAAGATCACGAGGCTGGTGTTGACAGTGGTCTCCATCTTTGTGCTCTGCTGGATGCCTTTCTACATGGTGCAGCTGCTGAACCTGTTTGTGACCAGCCTTGATGCCACTGTCAACCACGTGTCCCTCATCCTTGGCTACGCTAACAGCTGCGTCAACCCCATCCTCTACAGCTTCCTCTCCGACAATTTCCACTGCTCCTTCCAGCATGTTCTGTGCCTGCGCTGCTGCCTGCTGGGTGCAGCTGGCTGGGCAGAGGAAGAGCCCCTGGACTACTAC GCCACGGCTCTCAAGAGCAGAGGCGCGGCAAGATGCATATGCCCACCGCTCCCCTGCCAGCAGAAGACAGTGCAACCGGAAGCCACCTGCAATCACGTACCCCTCACTGGGACCACCACCTTCTGA